One window from the genome of Candidatus Binatus sp. encodes:
- a CDS encoding DUF1329 domain-containing protein: protein MALLALLWPASSFAQVKPGDFITPENATKVKDLVGPGVYYKVERGMTMKIVPTQRVDWPPPYKDATEKYSPQVRLSKDKRSVVGYVAGQPFPLIDANDPDVGVKVVWNNVFRPITSDDYDLRFYDCDSEYQKKGPQTGQIEYFQIGHYAGYDLVGRTEVEPLPTDPDFKQTGRLWLFGLYPILAPQEIHGTGFLRWRYADPKRGDDIWSLAGGSRRLRRVDEAIMSSSTTTNGSSAHSWDPDHYSGFNPKTEQYFYKFIGEKNMLATVHAEHSPEIRCATDGGASACPEAWEMRHMYVVEANPDRSRVNALDSRTIIFMDSEMWFEPYIDTYDRAGRLFRSHIYWLATRDRPVPDARVAIYPFKRSFVVGAVSTDVQSGLATMCYLPGIETPEKECWYINMGAVDRSFFNTDAMVRAAAF from the coding sequence TTGGCGCTGCTGGCTTTGCTCTGGCCGGCGTCAAGTTTTGCGCAAGTCAAACCGGGCGATTTCATCACGCCCGAAAACGCCACCAAGGTTAAAGATTTGGTCGGCCCCGGCGTTTACTACAAAGTCGAGCGCGGGATGACGATGAAGATCGTCCCGACCCAGCGCGTGGATTGGCCGCCTCCGTACAAGGATGCGACCGAAAAGTACTCGCCGCAGGTCCGGCTCTCGAAAGATAAACGCTCGGTCGTCGGCTACGTGGCGGGTCAGCCCTTTCCGCTGATCGACGCGAACGATCCCGACGTCGGGGTGAAGGTCGTCTGGAACAACGTGTTCCGTCCGATCACTTCTGACGACTACGATCTGCGGTTCTATGACTGCGACTCTGAATATCAGAAAAAGGGGCCACAGACCGGACAGATCGAGTACTTCCAGATCGGCCACTACGCCGGCTACGACCTGGTGGGCCGCACCGAAGTGGAGCCGCTGCCGACCGACCCCGACTTCAAGCAGACCGGCCGCCTCTGGTTGTTCGGGCTGTATCCGATCCTGGCGCCGCAGGAAATCCACGGCACGGGCTTCCTTCGCTGGCGCTACGCCGATCCGAAGCGTGGGGACGATATCTGGAGCCTTGCCGGCGGTTCACGCCGCCTCCGCCGCGTTGACGAAGCGATCATGAGCTCGTCCACCACCACCAATGGCTCCTCGGCTCACTCGTGGGATCCCGATCATTATTCGGGCTTCAACCCCAAGACCGAGCAGTACTTCTATAAGTTCATTGGCGAGAAGAACATGCTGGCGACGGTTCATGCCGAGCATTCGCCCGAAATCCGCTGCGCGACTGACGGCGGCGCCAGCGCCTGCCCCGAAGCATGGGAGATGCGCCACATGTACGTGGTCGAGGCCAATCCGGATCGCTCGCGGGTAAACGCACTCGATTCACGCACCATTATCTTCATGGACAGCGAGATGTGGTTCGAGCCGTATATCGACACCTATGATCGCGCAGGCCGTCTATTCCGCAGCCATATCTACTGGCTGGCCACCCGTGATCGTCCGGTGCCTGATGCACGCGTCGCGATCTATCCGTTCAAGCGTTCGTTCGTCGTCGGTGCGGTTTCGACCGACGTGCAGTCTGGTTTGGCGACGATGTGCTATCTGCCGGGTATCGAAACGCCGGAGAAGGAGTGCTGGTACATCAACATGGGCGCCGTGGATCGCAGTTTTTTCAACACCGATGCGATGGTGCGCGCGGCCGCGTTCTGA